Proteins encoded in a region of the Vicia villosa cultivar HV-30 ecotype Madison, WI linkage group LG5, Vvil1.0, whole genome shotgun sequence genome:
- the LOC131604157 gene encoding uncharacterized protein LOC131604157 — protein MVFGNSEQTVNAQTLAELTSTEDNNEARILVCLLEQLAEEDNGQLAQLPWDVLDIICKELDFDDLFSFSGVCMNWRTFHKSTFLSSKEPLLVRFTINNRISADSHSFISIPNQKVYNLNMMSYFQYPNCVYVRVSSGYFIFAHKNNSFMLFNPFTRKKMVIKNATFSVNYIISLQYEALLAFEKCSEEFVLLVLCKESRSLYVYQSRYYGWFTYSTLNLEVEVEPEAVVDFVVFNNIIYVVTNRGNIGALNLNSRNIKFLNLKNAPDKVPYTNLWKISFKLVNCDEQLLMFDCRWYEKVVYKIDLSSMNYVKMESLGDIALFYVFPYNFRALSNPKRFGYESNYVYEVRGKTHCTMYEWNVHKPIEIYPHTSGQGSVDEFYIFDWCFRHIKYQVDYSLVS, from the exons ATGGTTTTTGGAAACAGTGAGCAAACTGTAAATGCACAGACACTTGCAGAGTTAACATCCACTGAAGACAACAATGAGGCTAGAATTCTTGTATGCTTATTGGAACAACTCGCTGAGGAAG ATAATGGTCAGCTTGCTCAACTTCCATGGGATGTGCTTGATATCATTTGCAAAGAACTGGATTTCGACGACCTCTTTTCGTTTTCGGGTGTTTGCATGAATTGGAGGACTTTTCATAAATCAACTTTCTTGTCGTCCAAGGAACCATTGCTTGTTCGTTTTACTATTAACAATCGTATATCTGCTGACTCGCATTCCTTTATTAGCATACCCAATCAAAAAGTttataatttgaacatgatgagtTACTTCCAATACCCCAACTGTGTCTATGTTAGAGTTTCCAGCGGATATTTCATCTTTGCccataaaaataattcatttatgCTATTCAATCCATTTACAAGAAAAAAAATGGTGATAAAAAATGCTACCTTTTCGGTTAATTATATAATATCTCTCCAATACGAAGCCTTGCTTGCTTTTGAGAAATGCTCTGAGGAATTTGTCTTGCTGGTTCTATGCAAAGAATCTAGGTCTTTGTATGTCTATCAATCTCGATACTATGGTTGGTTTACTTATTCAACATTAAATCTAGAGGTTGAAGTTGAACCCGAGGCGGTAGTTGACTTTGTGGTTTTcaataatataatatatgttGTCACTAACCGTGGCAATATCGGTGCGCTAAACTTGAATTCTAGAAATATTAAATTTCTAAACCTCAAGAATGCTCCTGATAAAGTTCCTTATACAAATCTCTGGAAAATATCCTTTAAGTTGGTTAATTGTGATGAGCAACTTTTAATGTTTGATTGTCGATGGTACGAAAAGGTTGTTTACAAGATAGACTTGTCAAGCATGAATTATGTTAAGATGGAAAGTTTGGGTGACATTGCATTATTCTATGTTTTTCCGTATAACTTTCGGGCGTTGAGCAACCCCAAGAGATTTGGGTATGAAAGTAATTATGTGTATGAAGTTAGAGGGAAAACCCATTGTACTATGTATGAATGGAATGTTCATAAACCAATAGAAATATACCCACATACTAGTGGACAAGGTTCTGTTGatgaattttatatttttgattgGTGTTTTAGACATATAAAATATCAAGTTGATTATTCTTTAGTTAGTTGA